From the Bacteroidota bacterium genome, one window contains:
- a CDS encoding biotin--[acetyl-CoA-carboxylase] ligase, whose amino-acid sequence MQKELTTLFTGRQVISLGTVMSTNSYLSDLLRMRIMPEGTLLKASSQSAGRGQGETRWFSEKGKNMLVSIAFFPVFLHVKDIFMLNKAYSLGIFDYVKSHVGSDVRIKWPNDIYFKNKKICGILVENQINSSSINQSILGIGLNVNQDVFPDFLDIAISMSQIIGKELNLDEEINALCNFLEARYLQLKRGEYDLLNRDYLNVLYRFDEWFPFEKANTVFTAKITGIDPSGRLTLKSEDGQVVSYDTKEIRFI is encoded by the coding sequence ATGCAAAAAGAGTTAACAACCTTATTCACAGGGCGGCAGGTCATTTCTTTGGGGACGGTTATGTCTACCAATTCCTACCTTTCTGATTTGCTCCGAATGCGTATTATGCCTGAGGGAACCCTCCTGAAAGCATCAAGTCAGTCAGCCGGCCGCGGACAGGGTGAAACCCGCTGGTTTAGCGAAAAAGGCAAGAATATGTTGGTTAGCATCGCCTTTTTTCCCGTTTTTTTGCATGTAAAGGATATTTTCATGCTCAATAAAGCTTATTCCCTTGGCATTTTTGATTACGTCAAATCCCATGTTGGGAGCGATGTCCGAATCAAGTGGCCTAATGACATATATTTCAAAAACAAGAAGATTTGTGGGATCCTCGTAGAGAACCAAATCAACAGCAGTAGTATCAACCAGTCCATCCTTGGTATCGGTTTAAATGTAAACCAGGACGTGTTTCCGGATTTTTTGGATATCGCTATTTCCATGTCCCAGATAATAGGAAAGGAGTTGAATCTCGATGAAGAAATCAATGCCCTGTGCAATTTTCTTGAAGCGAGGTATCTTCAGCTGAAAAGAGGAGAATACGATTTACTCAACAGAGATTACCTGAACGTCCTGTATCGTTTTGACGAATGGTTTCCATTTGAAAAAGCGAATACAGTTTTCACTGCGAAAATCACCGGCATCGATCCTTCAGGCCGCCTTACCCTGAAATCGGAAGACGGCCAAGTTGTTTCGTATGACACCAAGGAGATTCGATTTATCTGA
- a CDS encoding SRPBCC family protein — protein sequence MTRIESDKVVVKKTQAEIYNFLSNFNNFQKLMPEQVTNWQSTEEECSFTIAGMASLGMKIIEKTPNSQIKVTRNGKAPFDFNLDCAIKDLSDNCEVQLAFDADLNPMLKMMAVKPLTNFLNLLVHKLNELP from the coding sequence ATGACTCGTATCGAAAGTGACAAAGTAGTTGTAAAAAAAACACAGGCTGAGATTTATAATTTCCTGAGCAACTTCAACAATTTCCAGAAACTGATGCCTGAACAGGTAACGAACTGGCAATCGACAGAAGAAGAATGCAGTTTCACCATCGCGGGAATGGCCAGTCTTGGAATGAAAATTATTGAAAAGACACCGAATAGTCAGATAAAAGTTACAAGAAACGGAAAAGCTCCTTTTGATTTTAATCTCGACTGCGCCATCAAAGATCTTTCTGACAATTGCGAAGTACAACTTGCATTCGATGCTGATCTGAATCCGATGCTGAAAATGATGGCAGTCAAACCACTCACGAACTTTTTAAATCTCCTCGTACACAAACTCAACGAATTGCCATAA
- a CDS encoding Glu/Leu/Phe/Val dehydrogenase, producing MITAESKELTNAGLASKDTNNPYDSMIQRFDVAAKIMGLDDDTYNVLKTPHRQYLVSLPVKMDDGKVKVFEGYRIVHNASRGPSKGGIRYSLEVNLDEVKALAAWMTWKCAIADIPYGGAKGGITVDPSKLSEGELERLTRAYTAAMSDVFGVDKDIPAPDVATGPREMAWIVDEYSKIKGAFTPGVVTGKPIHLGGSEGRVEATGRGVNTAALEAMKKIKMDPKKSTAAVQGFGNVGSITAKYMEEAGIKIVAISDHTGAFYNAEGINIADAIAYRTLNNGVLKGFPGGKLIPNEELLTLDVNILAPCALENQIRRANANDIKAQLIVEGANGPITAGADEILTQKGIVVIPDILANGGGVTVSYFEWTQNRFGYYYPVEEIHKRADRSMIRAFENVWAISQKHKVSMRIAAYIFALEKVSVALKSRGNY from the coding sequence ATGATTACTGCGGAATCCAAAGAATTAACAAATGCCGGTCTGGCTTCAAAAGACACCAACAACCCCTACGACTCCATGATACAGCGCTTTGATGTCGCTGCAAAAATTATGGGTCTTGATGATGACACTTACAATGTTCTCAAAACCCCACATCGCCAATATCTGGTCAGTCTGCCGGTAAAAATGGACGATGGAAAAGTAAAAGTTTTCGAAGGTTATCGTATCGTGCACAACGCGAGTCGTGGTCCTTCAAAAGGTGGAATACGTTATTCCCTTGAAGTAAACCTCGATGAAGTAAAAGCTCTTGCTGCATGGATGACGTGGAAATGCGCCATCGCTGATATTCCATATGGCGGTGCGAAAGGCGGTATTACCGTTGACCCTTCCAAATTATCCGAAGGCGAACTCGAGCGACTCACACGTGCCTATACTGCTGCCATGAGTGATGTCTTTGGTGTTGACAAAGATATTCCTGCTCCGGATGTAGCTACCGGCCCTCGTGAAATGGCATGGATCGTTGATGAATATTCAAAAATCAAAGGCGCATTTACTCCCGGCGTGGTTACAGGAAAACCAATTCACCTTGGCGGTTCTGAAGGACGTGTTGAAGCAACCGGTCGTGGTGTAAATACAGCCGCTCTGGAAGCAATGAAAAAAATTAAGATGGACCCGAAAAAATCCACTGCCGCTGTACAGGGCTTTGGAAATGTAGGTTCCATCACCGCCAAATACATGGAAGAAGCGGGCATAAAAATTGTCGCAATCAGTGATCATACCGGAGCATTCTACAATGCAGAAGGAATCAACATCGCGGATGCCATTGCTTACCGTACTTTGAACAACGGAGTCCTCAAGGGCTTTCCCGGTGGAAAATTAATTCCGAACGAGGAATTACTCACACTTGATGTAAACATCCTCGCCCCTTGTGCGCTGGAAAATCAGATCCGTCGTGCAAATGCGAATGATATCAAAGCACAACTCATCGTCGAAGGTGCCAACGGCCCGATCACCGCGGGGGCAGATGAAATTCTTACTCAAAAAGGAATTGTCGTGATCCCGGATATCCTCGCAAATGGTGGCGGCGTAACCGTTTCTTATTTTGAATGGACACAAAACCGTTTCGGATATTATTATCCTGTAGAAGAAATTCACAAACGTGCCGACCGTTCCATGATCAGAGCCTTTGAAAATGTTTGGGCAATTTCACAAAAACACAAAGTATCCATGCGTATAGCGGCTTACATTTTTGCACTGGAAAAGGTGTCTGTCGCCTTAAAATCACGCGGAAACTATTGA
- a CDS encoding phosphatidylserine decarboxylase family protein produces the protein MTIHKEGYASLAITILVLAGLHILGDQFLSNFPMLRLGILIGSIILFLIILQFFRHPSRNIVKNENYVICPADGKVVVIEETTEGEYLKDKRIQVSIFMSPFNVHVNRYPVSGQVTFCKYHPGLYLVAWHPKSSTENERTTVVIETSSKTQILLRQIAGALARRIVCYPQQGWMVKQGEEMGFIKFGSRVDVFLPLNAKIKVNMDQKVTGGETILAELS, from the coding sequence ATGACGATTCACAAAGAAGGCTATGCATCCCTTGCCATCACAATCCTCGTACTGGCAGGATTACACATTCTCGGGGACCAGTTCCTCAGTAATTTCCCCATGCTCCGCCTGGGAATCCTCATTGGCTCCATTATTCTTTTTCTCATCATCCTTCAATTTTTCAGACATCCTTCCCGCAACATCGTAAAGAACGAAAACTATGTCATCTGTCCTGCGGATGGTAAAGTGGTGGTGATTGAAGAAACTACTGAAGGAGAATACCTGAAAGACAAAAGGATCCAGGTTTCTATTTTTATGTCGCCGTTCAATGTGCATGTGAATCGTTATCCGGTGAGCGGACAAGTTACTTTTTGTAAATATCATCCCGGCTTGTATCTCGTCGCATGGCATCCAAAATCTTCCACGGAGAATGAAAGAACTACAGTTGTGATCGAGACCAGTTCCAAAACACAAATTCTTCTCAGACAAATTGCAGGAGCTCTTGCACGACGTATTGTCTGCTACCCGCAACAAGGCTGGATGGTAAAACAGGGAGAAGAAATGGGCTTCATCAAATTCGGCTCTCGAGTGGATGTCTTCCTTCCACTCAATGCAAAGATCAAAGTGAATATGGATCAAAAGGTAACAGGCGGAGAAACAATCCTGGCTGAACTTTCCTGA
- a CDS encoding NUDIX domain-containing protein, which yields MKEKSEFKVFVNDKPFLIREIYNPLKEDSSEGIQVLSESAMPLEKAVGELERNKKWKQVIYLSDSPAQCWLRFVSLYTLIEAAGGLVKNEEDKYLVIFRRGKWDLPKGKLDYDETPEQAAVREVEEECGIGQLRILKALPATFHTYPEGGKRILKKTHWYLMDSEDKRELVPQAEEDIQEAVWMSEEEIIKTVYPKTYISIRDLLETFFTPVK from the coding sequence ATGAAAGAAAAAAGCGAATTCAAAGTTTTTGTAAATGATAAACCCTTTCTCATCAGGGAGATTTACAATCCTCTCAAAGAAGATTCTTCAGAGGGAATCCAGGTGTTGAGTGAATCCGCGATGCCGCTCGAGAAGGCAGTCGGTGAATTGGAGAGAAATAAAAAGTGGAAACAAGTTATTTATTTGTCGGATTCTCCCGCTCAATGCTGGCTTCGTTTTGTCTCTTTGTATACATTGATAGAAGCAGCAGGTGGATTGGTGAAAAATGAGGAAGATAAATACCTGGTGATTTTCAGAAGAGGAAAATGGGATTTACCAAAAGGAAAACTCGACTATGATGAAACTCCTGAACAGGCCGCTGTGCGCGAAGTGGAAGAGGAGTGTGGAATTGGTCAGTTGAGAATTCTCAAAGCATTGCCTGCAACATTTCATACCTATCCTGAGGGCGGTAAGCGCATTCTCAAAAAAACACATTGGTACCTGATGGATTCCGAAGACAAACGTGAACTTGTTCCACAGGCGGAAGAAGATATTCAGGAAGCTGTGTGGATGTCGGAAGAGGAAATAATAAAAACTGTTTATCCAAAAACGTATATTTCAATCCGGGATCTGCTGGAAACTTTTTTTACTCCTGTGAAGTAA
- a CDS encoding orotate phosphoribosyltransferase: MPVKDETAGNIAEYLLQIKAIKLQPDKPFTWASGWKSPIYCDNRISLSYPKVRTYIRQALVKAIEEKFGKPDCIAGVATAAIAQGALVAEAMGLPFVYVRSSPKDHGRENLIEGEISKGQSVVVIEDLISTGKSSLKAVEALREAGCKVKGMISVFTYGFPLADANFEKENCQNISLCDYETLLEKALEAKYISKNDLDTLRKWREAPEAWGI, encoded by the coding sequence ATGCCAGTAAAAGACGAAACGGCAGGGAATATTGCCGAATACCTCCTCCAGATCAAAGCGATAAAATTACAACCCGACAAGCCTTTTACCTGGGCTTCAGGATGGAAATCACCGATTTACTGTGACAACAGAATAAGCTTATCCTATCCTAAAGTCAGGACATACATCCGCCAGGCACTTGTTAAAGCAATCGAAGAAAAGTTCGGTAAGCCGGACTGTATCGCAGGTGTTGCCACAGCAGCCATTGCTCAGGGAGCATTGGTAGCGGAAGCCATGGGATTGCCTTTCGTGTATGTCAGATCCTCCCCCAAGGATCATGGTCGGGAAAATCTGATCGAAGGCGAAATCAGCAAGGGCCAGTCAGTAGTTGTCATTGAAGACCTCATTTCTACAGGCAAATCATCTCTCAAAGCTGTCGAAGCACTCCGCGAAGCAGGTTGCAAAGTGAAAGGTATGATTTCTGTTTTCACCTACGGCTTCCCGCTTGCAGACGCGAATTTCGAAAAAGAAAACTGTCAGAATATTTCTCTCTGCGATTACGAAACCCTTCTCGAAAAAGCACTTGAAGCAAAATACATCTCCAAAAACGATCTCGACACTCTCCGTAAATGGCGAGAGGCTCCGGAAGCATGGGGGATTTAG
- a CDS encoding LUD domain-containing protein gives MQDSTTREKILKKIRQALIHKTNQRFPNIDWDKNIYVTSDESLEEQFAKSFTKIGGQFVFCENELEFLEHLVGLAEERGWKLIHCREQKITDLMDQVEFPYLKNSVDYPEGMVSVTSCEALVARLGSVIISSKLGSGRQLFVVPTTHVVLAYTSQLVPELKDALQLIRSKYGDQTPSMIASLTGPSRTADIEKTLVTPAHGPRDIMVFLVDDSATE, from the coding sequence ATGCAGGACAGTACAACGCGGGAGAAAATACTAAAGAAAATCCGCCAGGCATTGATTCACAAAACGAATCAACGTTTTCCGAATATTGATTGGGACAAAAATATTTATGTCACTTCAGATGAAAGTCTGGAGGAACAATTCGCGAAATCATTTACTAAAATTGGCGGTCAGTTTGTCTTTTGTGAAAATGAACTTGAATTTTTAGAACACCTTGTCGGCCTTGCAGAAGAACGCGGGTGGAAATTAATCCATTGCCGTGAACAAAAAATCACGGATCTGATGGATCAGGTTGAATTTCCTTATCTGAAAAATAGTGTCGATTATCCCGAGGGAATGGTCTCCGTGACCAGTTGCGAAGCATTGGTTGCAAGACTTGGATCAGTAATCATTTCCTCCAAACTCGGGTCGGGCCGACAATTATTTGTTGTACCAACAACGCATGTTGTTCTCGCATACACTTCTCAACTTGTACCTGAATTAAAAGACGCTCTTCAGCTGATCCGAAGTAAATATGGCGATCAAACACCTTCCATGATCGCTTCCCTTACCGGCCCGAGTCGTACCGCTGATATTGAAAAAACATTGGTTACACCGGCCCATGGTCCGCGTGACATTATGGTTTTTCTGGTGGACGACAGCGCTACTGAATGA
- a CDS encoding T9SS type A sorting domain-containing protein → MKKFTPTPFTFILSFILLLSNLVAFSTPPQWTSLITGTTEKLRDVNFLDPDYGIVVGDNATVLLTSDGGQTWSNINAHAFSGNVYSGLVLNQDTFVVCTFDQINFTGGTYITYNAGNSWTQIGTEPGTAHPTQLGSSDHQNIYSVGSNLLRSTNSGLAWDTLLQYTGGINSLYQIQFQDQQTGVAGGLNSGFATYSANFARTTNGTNWYLADVFSFPNADAYTTLDFPALDTGYMFVNHYNGFVPSNQNALWKLYNFTLSVPFPGDSLVQFSSQIVNANTPGYAFAADFQDTQNGYALFTGGTIYKTNDGGLNWNLDFTSTADTLSDIQIFEESTGYAVGDDGTVLKLSQSTAVPSVQKEVSYHLFPNPASDKVVLSCHSKENSLTYSIVSLDGKICLSGIIKDKNTDINISDLTPGVYSFKLLNPDGTLLSDSKLLKQ, encoded by the coding sequence ATGAAAAAATTTACCCCCACTCCATTTACATTCATTCTATCCTTCATTCTTTTACTCAGCAATCTTGTAGCATTTTCGACACCTCCGCAATGGACAAGTCTGATAACCGGCACTACAGAAAAACTTCGAGATGTCAATTTCCTTGATCCGGATTATGGTATTGTTGTTGGCGACAATGCAACAGTTCTCCTCACAAGTGATGGTGGACAAACCTGGTCCAACATCAACGCGCATGCATTTTCAGGAAATGTGTATTCCGGTTTGGTTTTGAATCAGGATACATTCGTGGTTTGCACCTTTGATCAAATCAATTTTACCGGTGGAACATATATCACTTATAATGCCGGCAATAGCTGGACACAGATCGGCACAGAACCCGGAACCGCGCATCCAACTCAATTGGGAAGCTCAGATCATCAGAATATCTATTCAGTTGGAAGTAATTTATTGAGGTCAACAAATTCGGGCCTAGCTTGGGATACTTTGCTTCAATATACAGGCGGAATCAATTCCCTTTACCAGATCCAGTTTCAGGATCAGCAAACCGGTGTCGCGGGCGGATTGAACTCAGGCTTCGCGACGTATTCGGCAAATTTCGCGCGTACGACCAATGGAACAAACTGGTACCTGGCTGATGTTTTTTCATTTCCGAACGCGGATGCATACACAACACTTGACTTCCCGGCGCTGGATACCGGTTATATGTTTGTGAATCATTACAACGGATTTGTTCCTTCGAATCAGAATGCACTCTGGAAGCTTTACAACTTCACACTAAGCGTCCCCTTCCCCGGCGATTCACTTGTGCAGTTCAGCAGTCAGATCGTGAACGCGAACACACCGGGATATGCATTCGCCGCTGATTTTCAAGATACTCAAAACGGGTATGCTTTATTTACCGGTGGAACAATTTACAAAACCAATGACGGTGGTCTCAACTGGAACCTTGATTTCACTTCTACTGCAGATACTTTATCCGATATTCAAATCTTTGAAGAAAGCACAGGATATGCGGTTGGCGATGACGGAACCGTTTTGAAATTATCGCAAAGCACGGCTGTTCCTTCTGTTCAAAAAGAAGTGTCCTACCACTTATTCCCCAACCCCGCTTCTGACAAAGTAGTATTGTCATGTCATTCAAAAGAAAACTCATTGACATATTCCATTGTATCCCTGGACGGCAAAATCTGTTTAAGCGGAATAATAAAAGATAAAAATACAGACATCAATATTTCTGACCTCACTCCAGGAGTTTATTCTTTTAAGCTTTTGAATCCCGATGGAACCTTGCTGAGCGATTCGAAACTGTTGAAGCAGTAA
- the rsfS gene encoding ribosome silencing factor, which yields MIKKTKSPSRKVTKKPSKKTDESVRMKDLIVEGMQEKKAKDIVCIDLRNLKNAVADFFVVCHADSRTHIDAIARSVEEFVYKKQGEDPLHREGMANSEWILLDYVNVVAHVFRQEQREFYGIERLWADAEIQRIASNY from the coding sequence ATGATCAAAAAGACTAAATCTCCTTCGCGAAAGGTAACGAAAAAACCTTCGAAAAAGACAGATGAATCGGTACGAATGAAGGATTTGATTGTGGAAGGAATGCAGGAAAAAAAAGCAAAGGACATTGTCTGTATTGATCTCCGAAATTTAAAAAATGCCGTGGCAGATTTTTTTGTGGTCTGTCACGCGGATTCCAGGACTCACATTGACGCAATTGCCCGTTCCGTTGAAGAATTCGTCTACAAAAAACAAGGTGAAGATCCCCTTCACCGCGAAGGAATGGCGAATTCAGAGTGGATATTGCTCGATTATGTCAATGTGGTTGCCCACGTTTTCCGCCAGGAACAGCGGGAATTTTATGGAATCGAGCGCCTGTGGGCGGACGCCGAAATTCAGCGTATTGCAAGTAACTATTAA
- the ftsH gene encoding ATP-dependent zinc metalloprotease FtsH: MSENNRNNESSGGQPKGGKDGKKFPNSPRFNFNFYWIYGIIIVVLIITQFFQWGTAEHKILFDDFERTMLVSKDVDRIVVTNDVAHIYIKKDKLSDPKYKDVRFKTWGNVENPGPHYYLNTGPAELFSKKVEEAQKDFKPEEKISIDYEQDSHSYWDIVLNWLLPIGFFIVIWVFIMRRMGGGGGGSQIFNIGKSKAQLFDKDLQVRVTFNDVAGLEEAKVEVMEIVDFLKTPKKYTTLGGKIPRGALLVGPPGTGKTLLAKAVAGEAQVPFFSLSGSDFVEMFVGVGASRVRDLFRQAKEKAPCIIFIDEIDAIGRARGKSPSFSANDERESTLNQLLTEMDGFGSNSGVIILAATNRADILDRALLRPGRFDRQIYVELPDVNGRKAIFLVHLKPLKINDTLDIDFLARQTPGFSGADIANVCNEAALIAARKNKTSIDKQDFLDAIDRIIGGLEKKNKIISPQEKKVIAFHEAGHAAVSWLLEHAHPLIKVTIVPRGNSLGAAWYLPEERQITTTDQLMDEICAALGGRVAEDIIFGKISTGALSDLEKITKQAYAMVTIYGLNEKIGNISFYDSSGQQEYTFNKPYSEQTAETIDSEVKKMIDIAYARTKDILSRHKEQLSQLAGRLLEREVIFKEDLEQIFGKRQWEDKPEVPLLPVPNSNGSSNGSNTPKDQEIPSMPPVNPPTAFDANPRSE, encoded by the coding sequence ATGAGCGAGAACAATAGAAATAACGAGTCATCGGGCGGACAGCCCAAAGGCGGGAAAGACGGAAAAAAATTTCCAAACTCTCCCCGCTTCAATTTTAATTTTTACTGGATCTACGGGATTATCATTGTAGTCTTGATCATTACCCAGTTTTTTCAATGGGGTACTGCCGAGCATAAAATACTTTTTGATGATTTCGAAAGGACCATGCTGGTCTCCAAAGATGTCGACCGTATCGTGGTCACCAATGATGTCGCGCACATCTATATTAAAAAAGACAAACTCAGCGATCCGAAATACAAAGATGTCAGGTTTAAAACCTGGGGCAATGTAGAAAACCCGGGTCCGCATTACTACCTGAATACCGGTCCGGCTGAACTTTTTTCCAAAAAAGTTGAGGAAGCTCAGAAAGATTTTAAGCCTGAAGAAAAAATCAGCATCGACTACGAGCAGGACAGCCACAGCTATTGGGACATTGTCCTGAACTGGTTACTCCCGATCGGATTCTTTATTGTTATCTGGGTCTTCATCATGCGCCGGATGGGCGGTGGTGGTGGCGGAAGCCAGATTTTCAATATCGGGAAATCAAAAGCTCAGCTCTTTGATAAAGATCTTCAGGTACGTGTTACCTTCAACGATGTAGCAGGTCTGGAAGAAGCGAAAGTGGAAGTCATGGAAATTGTCGACTTCCTCAAAACGCCAAAAAAATATACTACCCTCGGTGGAAAAATTCCACGCGGAGCATTGCTTGTGGGCCCTCCGGGAACAGGTAAAACTCTCCTTGCAAAAGCCGTTGCCGGCGAAGCACAGGTGCCTTTCTTCTCCTTGTCTGGTTCCGATTTCGTAGAAATGTTCGTTGGTGTGGGAGCTTCCCGTGTAAGGGATCTTTTCCGTCAGGCAAAAGAAAAAGCGCCTTGTATTATTTTCATTGATGAAATTGACGCGATCGGTCGTGCCCGTGGCAAATCGCCTTCCTTCTCCGCGAATGACGAGCGGGAAAGTACACTCAACCAGTTGCTCACGGAAATGGATGGTTTCGGAAGCAATTCCGGTGTCATCATCCTTGCTGCTACTAACCGTGCGGATATTCTCGACAGAGCTCTTTTACGTCCCGGACGTTTTGACCGCCAGATTTATGTCGAGCTTCCGGATGTGAACGGACGTAAAGCAATTTTCCTCGTTCACCTGAAGCCACTCAAAATTAACGACACGCTCGATATCGATTTCCTTGCCCGCCAGACACCGGGATTCTCCGGCGCGGATATTGCAAACGTCTGTAACGAAGCAGCGTTGATCGCCGCGCGTAAGAACAAAACGAGTATCGATAAACAGGACTTCCTCGATGCCATTGACAGAATCATCGGTGGTCTTGAAAAGAAAAACAAAATCATTTCTCCACAGGAAAAGAAAGTCATCGCTTTTCACGAAGCCGGTCATGCCGCAGTGAGCTGGTTGCTTGAACATGCTCACCCGCTGATTAAAGTTACCATCGTTCCACGCGGTAATTCTCTCGGCGCTGCATGGTATCTTCCTGAAGAAAGACAAATCACGACTACCGATCAGCTCATGGATGAAATCTGCGCGGCCCTCGGCGGACGTGTGGCCGAAGACATCATCTTCGGAAAAATCTCTACCGGTGCGCTGAGTGATCTGGAAAAAATCACCAAGCAGGCTTATGCCATGGTGACGATTTATGGATTGAATGAAAAAATCGGAAACATCAGTTTTTACGATAGCTCCGGTCAGCAAGAATATACTTTCAACAAACCTTACAGCGAACAAACAGCTGAGACGATTGATTCCGAAGTGAAGAAAATGATCGACATCGCTTATGCACGCACCAAGGACATTCTTTCCAGACACAAAGAACAATTGTCACAACTGGCAGGCCGTCTGCTTGAACGCGAAGTCATCTTCAAAGAAGACCTCGAACAAATCTTTGGCAAACGTCAGTGGGAAGATAAACCGGAAGTTCCGCTACTGCCTGTTCCAAATTCCAATGGAAGCAGCAATGGCTCAAACACTCCAAAAGACCAGGAAATTCCAAGCATGCCACCGGTAAATCCTCCGACAGCATTCGATGCGAATCCGCGATCTGAGTGA
- a CDS encoding DUF2007 domain-containing protein, translating into MENGWECIYSSDKMHLAEIVQAVLRDEGIESVAVDKRDSSYVTIGEVELYVPGENAILARSIIEQHQL; encoded by the coding sequence ATGGAAAACGGATGGGAATGTATTTACAGCAGCGATAAAATGCACCTGGCTGAAATTGTGCAGGCTGTGTTGCGTGACGAAGGAATAGAATCTGTCGCGGTAGACAAACGCGACTCCAGCTACGTAACAATTGGCGAAGTCGAATTGTATGTCCCCGGAGAAAATGCTATTCTTGCGCGTTCAATAATCGAACAACATCAACTGTGA
- a CDS encoding phosphatidate cytidylyltransferase has translation MSNFLQRLFTALIGAAVVIFSILYSEWTFLLLLVLMVTLGLREFYSLSKGEGIQPQAMFGILLGLVPFLSPLLNSALKIELNFLPLLLILPYFIFIRELYTKAEKPFTNIAYTLLGPIYISASVFMFYLFSFQGLEQGTYHGTNIVGYFLLLWANDTGAYLAGRWLGKTKLFERISPKKTWEGVFGGIVLTAIVASIISHYFTNIDVVNWYFIAGIIILTGTLGDLVESLFKRSVHTKDSSSLLPGHGGVLDRFDGLFISAPFVFFYMLMIFS, from the coding sequence GTGAGCAACTTCCTTCAACGTCTTTTTACCGCACTCATCGGCGCAGCCGTGGTGATTTTCAGCATCCTTTACAGTGAGTGGACTTTTTTACTTTTGTTGGTACTGATGGTCACATTGGGATTAAGGGAGTTTTATTCACTGAGTAAAGGTGAGGGAATCCAACCACAGGCAATGTTTGGAATTTTACTGGGACTGGTCCCATTTCTTTCTCCACTGCTCAACAGCGCGCTGAAAATTGAACTGAATTTTCTTCCCTTGTTGCTTATCCTTCCTTATTTTATTTTTATCAGGGAACTGTATACGAAAGCTGAAAAGCCATTCACCAACATTGCTTACACACTTCTTGGCCCGATTTATATTTCTGCTTCTGTGTTTATGTTCTATCTGTTTTCATTCCAGGGACTTGAACAAGGCACTTATCATGGAACAAATATCGTCGGCTACTTTCTCCTCCTGTGGGCAAATGATACCGGCGCTTACCTGGCAGGAAGATGGCTTGGTAAAACAAAATTGTTCGAAAGGATCTCACCAAAAAAAACCTGGGAAGGAGTTTTCGGCGGAATCGTTTTGACTGCTATCGTTGCTTCGATTATCTCACACTATTTTACAAACATTGATGTTGTGAACTGGTATTTTATTGCCGGGATCATTATCCTTACGGGAACTCTTGGTGATCTCGTTGAATCTCTTTTCAAAAGAAGTGTTCATACCAAAGATTCTTCCTCCCTTCTTCCAGGTCATGGTGGTGTGCTGGATCGTTTCGATGGGCTTTTCATTTCGGCGCCATTCGTATTCTTCTATATGCTGATGATTTTTTCCTGA